The following are encoded in a window of Amaranthus tricolor cultivar Red isolate AtriRed21 chromosome 2, ASM2621246v1, whole genome shotgun sequence genomic DNA:
- the LOC130806738 gene encoding uncharacterized protein LOC130806738 isoform X2 yields MAARIVAAARQAASITRISSQQPFPHLVQRRGLAGAADHHGPPKVNCWQEPMNPGSWKEEQFVIVSLSGWGLLIFGGYKFFAGGKDKKEVAEASH; encoded by the exons ATGGCAGCTCGTATTGTGGCGGCTGCTCGTCAAGCTGCATCCATTACTCGGATCTCTTCTCAACAGCCTTTCCCTCATCTTGTTCAACGCCGAGGTCTCGCTGGTGCTGCCG ATCACCATGGGCCACCTAAGGTAAACTGCTGGCAAGAACCAATGAATCCTGGTAGCTGGAAGGAAGAACAA TTTGTTATCGTCTCCCTCTCTGGATGGGGTTTGCTTATATTTGGAGGCTACAAGTTCTTTGCTGGGGGAAAAGACAAGAAAGAG GTGGCAGAAGCTTCCCATTAG
- the LOC130806738 gene encoding uncharacterized protein LOC130806738 isoform X1, producing the protein MAARIVAAARQAASITRISSQQPFPHLVQRRGLAGAADHHGPPKVNCWQEPMNPGSWKEEQFVIVSLSGWGLLIFGGYKFFAGGKDKKEKVAEASH; encoded by the exons ATGGCAGCTCGTATTGTGGCGGCTGCTCGTCAAGCTGCATCCATTACTCGGATCTCTTCTCAACAGCCTTTCCCTCATCTTGTTCAACGCCGAGGTCTCGCTGGTGCTGCCG ATCACCATGGGCCACCTAAGGTAAACTGCTGGCAAGAACCAATGAATCCTGGTAGCTGGAAGGAAGAACAA TTTGTTATCGTCTCCCTCTCTGGATGGGGTTTGCTTATATTTGGAGGCTACAAGTTCTTTGCTGGGGGAAAAGACAAGAAAGAG AAGGTGGCAGAAGCTTCCCATTAG